From one Montipora capricornis isolate CH-2021 chromosome 10, ASM3666992v2, whole genome shotgun sequence genomic stretch:
- the LOC138018600 gene encoding carbohydrate sulfotransferase 4-like — translation MAARRFKARCIFLITSAFIVSYLLYVSTQRNENREKKFETGTNDLKLFQIGPRGGLETPSNHEQPSKTTRRNLVIMSHGRSGSSLMGDIFNHHPSVFYMYEPLQTPMRIDKQTATDESFNISYSGLVKQFLTGVFRCKFNHPEILADIERYYRKPGHPRISQAIASPPLCPYTLTDPRWDPALCYPMTSESLENACKTNYNLTVIKVLISRVPGNNIKTILDTCNSLEDVHCKVVFLVRDPRAVIPSSRMIGFIKDYRDDASKNSMRVYSYHQCKQLEDNLEFIRQLPFSLRSRIRLQRYEDLAKDPLKELSDLYEFAALSVPESVRIWLNETTHLSRRNCTEMDGVSATCTKDDAWAAANRWRWKVNPYDIDIIEHYCGNVMQLLGYKAVQRSYELLADVTKALFSDEFDAKYWLLSETN, via the coding sequence ATGGCAGCAAGGCGATTCAAGGCGAGATGTATATTTTTGATCACCAGTGCGTTTATAGTAAGCTATCTCCTTTACGTTTCAACCCAGCGTAatgaaaacagagaaaaaaaatttgaaactggAACGAATGATTTAAAGCTCTTTCAGATAGGACCTAGAGGTGGCCTGGAGACACCAAGTAACCATGAACAACCTTCAAAAACAACGCGAAGGAACCTGGTAATAATGTCACATGGTCGCTCCGGGTCGTCGCTCATGGGCGATATTTTCAACCACCACCCTTCAGTATTTTACATGTATGAGCCGTTACAAACTCCCATGAGGATCGATAAACAGACGGCTACAGATGAAAGCTTCAATATCAGTTATAGTGGCCTAGTTAAACAGTTTCTGACGGGTGTATTTCGTTGTAAGTTTAATCATCCTGAGATTTTAGCTGACATAGAGAGATATTACCGCAAACCCGGTCATCCTCGTATAAGCCAAGCCATTGCATCACCTCCTTTATGCCCTTACACGCTGACAGACCCAAGATGGGACCCAGCACTTTGCTATCCAATGACAAGTGAATCCTTGGAAAATGCTTGTAAAACCAATTATAATTTGACAGTTATCAAAGTTCTTATCTCTCGTGTTCCTGGGAATAACATTAAGACTATTCTGGACACGTGCAACTCGTTGGAAGACGTCCATTGTAAAGTAGTTTTTCTTGTGCGGGATCCAAGGGCAGTGATCCCATCATCGCGTATGATTGGGTTCATCAAGGATTACAGAGACGATGCTTCAAAGAATAGTATGAGAGTCTATAGCTACCATCAATGTAAGCAACTGGAAGATAATTTGGAGTTTATAAGACAATTACCGTTTTCACTTCGAAGTAGAATAAGACTCCAACGATACGAAGACCTAGCTAAGGATCCCTTGAAGGAGCTGTCGGACCTATACGAGTTTGCTGCGTTATCTGTGCCAGAGAGCGTGCGCATTTGGCTTAACGAAACAACGCACCTCAGCAGGCGCAACTGCACCGAAATGGACGGAGTATCTGCGACATGCACGAAAGATGATGCATGGGCAGCGGCAAATCGATGGAGATGGAAGGTGAATCCATATGACATTGATATCATTGAGCATTATTGCGGTAACGTGATGCAGTTGCTGGGTTACAAGGCAGTACAACGATCCTACGAGCTACTGGCGGATGTTACAAAAGCCCTTTTCAGTGATGAATTTGACGCAAAATATTGGTTGCTTTCAGAAACGAATTGA
- the LOC138018657 gene encoding netrin receptor UNC5B-like isoform X2 — translation MEIRFRTITLLVLGFSTVVLGSIFLQNQTELGDSKSKEEVNPHFIIEPNNEYLLPDSRAHLYCEAKLVSNLEFNCSGGLVPEMVLQNKDENNVTLIFADVSSAMFKARDLDRVSCVCLATDYKGLVVKSQIALIGLAYLNKDFIILPSAKVRVAKNSIAALRCQPPTGLPIPNVSWEKDGLPVVPLADGRVQEAKQGNLSILLIRKAKTSDVGDYRCVVSNSVGTRRSAVIKVTVYVDGGWSDWREFSPCSATKCGNGTRMLKRSCTNPDPENNGKFCSGRSFKFEKCQDICQDLEIMCPNDTKVILNRSDTVWGNISWSQPVVINRKNGTQVFIDVKPSWAIPPVVLRTMKSTVITYIAKHEYGQTVNCSFNIALLNDTSSACSSKGCTVLKAPTATAKIPTSDAKRGLIVVTVLSVAGMTLALSVLVFVSRLHHKKSRTLEASELEFLGTVSCGNYKTSTVDSSTLLISCEDSYSVPAASPTKLRAGSPTIQSGGDFDLEPSFKFAGVSSQITDTESLKEHEDATLNNLSCRRKENYKRTNSSLSYKSTSSEISRMIWNITNLPENTDPNMVAWGLVDHSGGKFTIGDTGVSLIVPPQAIPEGQTEGIFIAIVNQEEEHPQLGGKEALLSPVVKCGPNGIKFQRPVILSMPHCALLENGAWNLKVQYNENEPGVPADWKQLTDANKQDGSEPNLALLEADMVHLMVDHFTNFAVTGECASSQVVAKKSVRIVAYVTPPETSGDCLVRVYCVGDTPVHLETVHYEETERLGGIRVDAPKPFDFRDGGGDLLVKLTDHHRGWTNTTADMKRIRFQHVWDGIDRMPSCTSVFTMADEFVSQFRATFEVKQNCQDGDEQEVVVSTAIKQRRSSVSEQSTSKNKATEQTCTCTVSGNMFKGTSGNSLQDTTANVLLGAVAASPLEMARTSSGYFSFGFEPLPAVDSLTQRIRSELIISLDPPHPKADWRTLAEDLGFKMRYIRYLESLKPPASPTDTLLNLLEARKFPLCELAKRLHGMGREDAAALLEAQLVLRETEV, via the exons ATGGAAATCCGCTTCAGGACGATCACGCTGCTTGTACTTGGTTTTTCAACAGTCGTGCTTGGctcaatttttttgcaaaatcaaACCGAACTTGGAGACTCAA AAAGCAAGGAAGAAGTGAATCCTCATTTTATCATTGAACCAAACAATGAATATCTGCTGCCTGATTCCCGGGCACATTTATACTGCGAAGCAAAGCTCGTGTCCAATCTTGAATTTAACTGCAGTGGAGGGCTGGTTCCTGAAATGGTGCTacaaaataaagatgaaaataaTGTGACACTGATCTTTGCTGATGTCTCCTCTGCCATGTTCAAAGCCAGAGACCTTGATAGGGTGTCCTGTGTATGTCTGGCTACTGACTACAAGGGCTTGGTTGTAAAAAGTCAGATAGCACTGATTGGATTAGCAT ATCTAAACAAGGACTTCATAATTTTGCCGTCAGCTAAGGTTAGAGTTGCTAAAAACTCCATAGCTGCCTTGAGATGCCAACCTCCCACAGGTTTACCAATTCCAAATGTTTCCTGGGAGAAAGATGGTCTACCTGTGGTGCCACTCGCAGATGGAAGAGTTCAGGAGGCCAAACAAGGAAATCTTTCCATACTTCTCATAAGAAAGGCAAAAACATCAGATGTGGGCGATTATCGCTGTGTTGTGTCAAATTCTGTTGGGACAAGGAGGAGTGCCGTGATCAAGGTCACTGTGTATG tGGATGGTGGGTGGTCTGATTGGAGGGAATTCTCACCATGTTCTGCAACCAAATGCGGTAATGGCACCAGAATGTTGAAGCGATCATGTACTAACCCAGATCCAGAAAATAATGGGAAGTTTTGCTCTGGACGAAGTTTTAAATTTGAGAAATGTCAGGACATATGTCAAG ACTTGGAAATAATGTGCCCCAATGACACAAAAGTAATTCTCAACCGCTCAGACACTGTTTGGGGAAACATCTCATGGAGTCAACCAGTGGTCATCAATAGAAAGAATGGAACACAAGTTTTTATTGATGTGAAGCCATCATGGGCCATACCACCTGTTGTTCTTCGAACCATGAAAAGCACTGTCATAACGTATATTGCAAAACATGAGTATGGCCAGACTGTGAATTGTTCATTCAACATTGCCTTACTGAATGACACAT CAAGTGCATGTTCAAGCAAAGGCTGTACAGTTTTAAAGGCACCAACTGCAACTGCCAAAATTCCAACTTCAGATGCAAAAAGGG GTCTCATTGTAGTAACAGTATTATCTGTTGCTGGGATGACTTTGGCTTTGTCCGTTTTGGTCTTTGTTTCGAGATTACACCATAAGAAATCAAGAACCCTTGAAGCCTCTGAATTGGAATTTCTAGGCACAGTTTCCTGTGGCAA CTATAAAACATCTACAGTGGATAGTTCTACTCTTCTCATCAGTTGTGAGGATTCTTATTCAGTACCTGCAGCATCTCCTACAAAACTTAGAGCTGGATCACCAACCATTCAAAGTGGAGGTGATTTTGATTTGGAGCCATCATTTAAATTTGCTGGTGTTTCATCACAAATTACGGACACTGAATCCTTGAAGGAACACGAAGATGCCACGTTGAATAACTTATCGTGTAGAAGAAAGGAGAATTATAAAAGAACAAATTCCTCTCTCAGTTACAAGTCCACATCATCAGAAATCTCTCGAATGATCTGGAACATTACAAACCTCCCTGAAAATACTGATCCCAATATGGTTGCCTGGGGTTTGGTAGACCACAGCGGAGGAAAATTTACCATTGGTGACACTGGAGTTTCCCTTATTGTGCCACCCCAAGCTATCCCTGAAGGACAGACAGAGGGGATCTTTATTGCAATTGTTAACCAAGAGGAGGAACATCCACAGCTTGGTGGCAAAGAGGCTTTGCTGAGTCCAGTAGTGAAGTGTGGTCCAAATGGGATCAAGTTTCAACGCCCAGTGATTCTTAGCATGCCACACTGTGCTCTTCTCGAGAATGGGGCTTGGAATTTAAAAG TCCAATACAATGAAAATGAACCGGGGGTGCCTGCTGATTGGAAGCAGTTGACTGATGCCAACAAGCAAGATGGTTCTGAGCCCAACTTGGCTTTGCTGGAAGCAGACATGGTACATCTCATGGTAGATCACTTCACTAACTTCGCTGTGACAGGCGAGTGTGCCTCCAGTCAAGTAGTGGCCAAGAAATCAGTCCGGATTGTAGCTTATGTCACCCCACCAGAGACCAGTGGTGACTGTCTTGTGCGGGTGTATTGTGTGGGGGACACTCCAGTACATTTGGAG ACTGTACATTACGAAGAAACAGAGAGGCTTGGAGGAATCAGAGTGGATGCACCCAAACCATTTGACTTCAGGGACGGAGGGGGTGATCTTTTGGTTAAGCTTACAGATCACCATCGTGGATGGACTAATACGACTGCAGATATGAAG AGAATCCGCTTTCAACACGTATGGGATGGTATTGATCGCATGCCCAGTTGTACTTCAGTGTTCACTATGGCAGATGAGTTCGTTTCTCAGTTCCGAGCTACGTTTGAAGTCAAGCAGAATTGTCAAGATGGAGATGAACAAGAAGTCGTTGTGTCGACGGCTATCAAACAAAGGCGGTCTTCAGTCAGT GAGCAATCGACATCAAAAAACAAAGCTACCGAGCAAACTTGTACGTGCACAGTATCCGGAAACATGTTTAAGGGCACAAGTGGAAATTCGTTACAAGATACCACAGCCAATGTTTTGCTTGGAGCAGTGGCGGCTAGTCCGCTTGAAATGGCCCGCACATCGTCAGGCTACTTTTCGTTCGGGTTTGAGCCTTTACCAGCAGTGGACTCGCTGACTCAAAGAATACGCAGCGAACTAATAATTTCTCTTGATCCACCACACCCTAAGGCGGATTGGAGAACTTTGGCTGAAGATCTCGGCTTTAAAATGAGGTACATCCGGTACCTGGAAAGCCTAAAACCACCTGCGTCACCAACTGATACCTTGCTCAATTTATTAGAGGCTCGGAAATTTCCACTCTGTGAGCTGGCGAAAAGACTTCACGGCATGGGTCGAGAAGATGCAGCTGCCCTTTTGGAGGCACAGTTGGTGTTGAGAGAAACAGAAGTTTGA
- the LOC138018657 gene encoding netrin receptor UNC5A-like isoform X1, whose product MEIRFRTITLLVLGFSTVVLGSIFLQNQTELGDSKSKEEVNPHFIIEPNNEYLLPDSRAHLYCEAKLVSNLEFNCSGGLVPEMVLQNKDENNVTLIFADVSSAMFKARDLDRVSCVCLATDYKGLVVKSQIALIGLAYLNKDFIILPSAKVRVAKNSIAALRCQPPTGLPIPNVSWEKDGLPVVPLADGRVQEAKQGNLSILLIRKAKTSDVGDYRCVVSNSVGTRRSAVIKVTVYVDGGWSDWREFSPCSATKCGNGTRMLKRSCTNPDPENNGKFCSGRSFKFEKCQDICQDLEIMCPNDTKVILNRSDTVWGNISWSQPVVINRKNGTQVFIDVKPSWAIPPVVLRTMKSTVITYIAKHEYGQTVNCSFNIALLNDTSSACSSKGCTVLKAPTATAKIPTSDAKRGLIVVTVLSVAGMTLALSVLVFVSRLHHKKSRTLEASELEFLGTVSCGKYSTESYKTSTVDSSTLLISCEDSYSVPAASPTKLRAGSPTIQSGGDFDLEPSFKFAGVSSQITDTESLKEHEDATLNNLSCRRKENYKRTNSSLSYKSTSSEISRMIWNITNLPENTDPNMVAWGLVDHSGGKFTIGDTGVSLIVPPQAIPEGQTEGIFIAIVNQEEEHPQLGGKEALLSPVVKCGPNGIKFQRPVILSMPHCALLENGAWNLKVQYNENEPGVPADWKQLTDANKQDGSEPNLALLEADMVHLMVDHFTNFAVTGECASSQVVAKKSVRIVAYVTPPETSGDCLVRVYCVGDTPVHLETVHYEETERLGGIRVDAPKPFDFRDGGGDLLVKLTDHHRGWTNTTADMKRIRFQHVWDGIDRMPSCTSVFTMADEFVSQFRATFEVKQNCQDGDEQEVVVSTAIKQRRSSVSEQSTSKNKATEQTCTCTVSGNMFKGTSGNSLQDTTANVLLGAVAASPLEMARTSSGYFSFGFEPLPAVDSLTQRIRSELIISLDPPHPKADWRTLAEDLGFKMRYIRYLESLKPPASPTDTLLNLLEARKFPLCELAKRLHGMGREDAAALLEAQLVLRETEV is encoded by the exons ATGGAAATCCGCTTCAGGACGATCACGCTGCTTGTACTTGGTTTTTCAACAGTCGTGCTTGGctcaatttttttgcaaaatcaaACCGAACTTGGAGACTCAA AAAGCAAGGAAGAAGTGAATCCTCATTTTATCATTGAACCAAACAATGAATATCTGCTGCCTGATTCCCGGGCACATTTATACTGCGAAGCAAAGCTCGTGTCCAATCTTGAATTTAACTGCAGTGGAGGGCTGGTTCCTGAAATGGTGCTacaaaataaagatgaaaataaTGTGACACTGATCTTTGCTGATGTCTCCTCTGCCATGTTCAAAGCCAGAGACCTTGATAGGGTGTCCTGTGTATGTCTGGCTACTGACTACAAGGGCTTGGTTGTAAAAAGTCAGATAGCACTGATTGGATTAGCAT ATCTAAACAAGGACTTCATAATTTTGCCGTCAGCTAAGGTTAGAGTTGCTAAAAACTCCATAGCTGCCTTGAGATGCCAACCTCCCACAGGTTTACCAATTCCAAATGTTTCCTGGGAGAAAGATGGTCTACCTGTGGTGCCACTCGCAGATGGAAGAGTTCAGGAGGCCAAACAAGGAAATCTTTCCATACTTCTCATAAGAAAGGCAAAAACATCAGATGTGGGCGATTATCGCTGTGTTGTGTCAAATTCTGTTGGGACAAGGAGGAGTGCCGTGATCAAGGTCACTGTGTATG tGGATGGTGGGTGGTCTGATTGGAGGGAATTCTCACCATGTTCTGCAACCAAATGCGGTAATGGCACCAGAATGTTGAAGCGATCATGTACTAACCCAGATCCAGAAAATAATGGGAAGTTTTGCTCTGGACGAAGTTTTAAATTTGAGAAATGTCAGGACATATGTCAAG ACTTGGAAATAATGTGCCCCAATGACACAAAAGTAATTCTCAACCGCTCAGACACTGTTTGGGGAAACATCTCATGGAGTCAACCAGTGGTCATCAATAGAAAGAATGGAACACAAGTTTTTATTGATGTGAAGCCATCATGGGCCATACCACCTGTTGTTCTTCGAACCATGAAAAGCACTGTCATAACGTATATTGCAAAACATGAGTATGGCCAGACTGTGAATTGTTCATTCAACATTGCCTTACTGAATGACACAT CAAGTGCATGTTCAAGCAAAGGCTGTACAGTTTTAAAGGCACCAACTGCAACTGCCAAAATTCCAACTTCAGATGCAAAAAGGG GTCTCATTGTAGTAACAGTATTATCTGTTGCTGGGATGACTTTGGCTTTGTCCGTTTTGGTCTTTGTTTCGAGATTACACCATAAGAAATCAAGAACCCTTGAAGCCTCTGAATTGGAATTTCTAGGCACAGTTTCCTGTGGCAAGTATAGTACCG AAAGCTATAAAACATCTACAGTGGATAGTTCTACTCTTCTCATCAGTTGTGAGGATTCTTATTCAGTACCTGCAGCATCTCCTACAAAACTTAGAGCTGGATCACCAACCATTCAAAGTGGAGGTGATTTTGATTTGGAGCCATCATTTAAATTTGCTGGTGTTTCATCACAAATTACGGACACTGAATCCTTGAAGGAACACGAAGATGCCACGTTGAATAACTTATCGTGTAGAAGAAAGGAGAATTATAAAAGAACAAATTCCTCTCTCAGTTACAAGTCCACATCATCAGAAATCTCTCGAATGATCTGGAACATTACAAACCTCCCTGAAAATACTGATCCCAATATGGTTGCCTGGGGTTTGGTAGACCACAGCGGAGGAAAATTTACCATTGGTGACACTGGAGTTTCCCTTATTGTGCCACCCCAAGCTATCCCTGAAGGACAGACAGAGGGGATCTTTATTGCAATTGTTAACCAAGAGGAGGAACATCCACAGCTTGGTGGCAAAGAGGCTTTGCTGAGTCCAGTAGTGAAGTGTGGTCCAAATGGGATCAAGTTTCAACGCCCAGTGATTCTTAGCATGCCACACTGTGCTCTTCTCGAGAATGGGGCTTGGAATTTAAAAG TCCAATACAATGAAAATGAACCGGGGGTGCCTGCTGATTGGAAGCAGTTGACTGATGCCAACAAGCAAGATGGTTCTGAGCCCAACTTGGCTTTGCTGGAAGCAGACATGGTACATCTCATGGTAGATCACTTCACTAACTTCGCTGTGACAGGCGAGTGTGCCTCCAGTCAAGTAGTGGCCAAGAAATCAGTCCGGATTGTAGCTTATGTCACCCCACCAGAGACCAGTGGTGACTGTCTTGTGCGGGTGTATTGTGTGGGGGACACTCCAGTACATTTGGAG ACTGTACATTACGAAGAAACAGAGAGGCTTGGAGGAATCAGAGTGGATGCACCCAAACCATTTGACTTCAGGGACGGAGGGGGTGATCTTTTGGTTAAGCTTACAGATCACCATCGTGGATGGACTAATACGACTGCAGATATGAAG AGAATCCGCTTTCAACACGTATGGGATGGTATTGATCGCATGCCCAGTTGTACTTCAGTGTTCACTATGGCAGATGAGTTCGTTTCTCAGTTCCGAGCTACGTTTGAAGTCAAGCAGAATTGTCAAGATGGAGATGAACAAGAAGTCGTTGTGTCGACGGCTATCAAACAAAGGCGGTCTTCAGTCAGT GAGCAATCGACATCAAAAAACAAAGCTACCGAGCAAACTTGTACGTGCACAGTATCCGGAAACATGTTTAAGGGCACAAGTGGAAATTCGTTACAAGATACCACAGCCAATGTTTTGCTTGGAGCAGTGGCGGCTAGTCCGCTTGAAATGGCCCGCACATCGTCAGGCTACTTTTCGTTCGGGTTTGAGCCTTTACCAGCAGTGGACTCGCTGACTCAAAGAATACGCAGCGAACTAATAATTTCTCTTGATCCACCACACCCTAAGGCGGATTGGAGAACTTTGGCTGAAGATCTCGGCTTTAAAATGAGGTACATCCGGTACCTGGAAAGCCTAAAACCACCTGCGTCACCAACTGATACCTTGCTCAATTTATTAGAGGCTCGGAAATTTCCACTCTGTGAGCTGGCGAAAAGACTTCACGGCATGGGTCGAGAAGATGCAGCTGCCCTTTTGGAGGCACAGTTGGTGTTGAGAGAAACAGAAGTTTGA